The Erythrobacter sp. Alg231-14 genome has a segment encoding these proteins:
- the dapB gene encoding 4-hydroxy-tetrahydrodipicolinate reductase: protein MANFAVIGHKGRMGIALAQAIDQAGHALRVGIDIGGDPGVLTGPKEQGCDVVVDFSAPDALSQNLAAAQSAGVPILIGTTGLEDAHFAAIDKAALTIPVLQTGNTSLGVTLLAHLVKEAAAKLGPDWDIEVLEMHHRHKVDAPSGTAKLLGEAAADGREIDLAANMDSGRHGHTGARQEGAIGFATLRGGSVAGDHSVIFAGNEERITLSHSAENRMIFARGAVRGAEWLIGRKPGRYTMEDVLGLT, encoded by the coding sequence ATGGCAAATTTCGCGGTAATCGGTCACAAAGGCCGCATGGGCATCGCGCTTGCGCAAGCCATCGATCAAGCGGGTCACGCATTGCGCGTGGGGATTGATATTGGCGGCGATCCGGGCGTTCTTACCGGACCAAAGGAGCAAGGTTGCGACGTCGTCGTAGATTTCTCCGCGCCTGATGCTTTGTCACAGAATTTGGCCGCCGCTCAATCGGCAGGGGTTCCGATTCTGATCGGAACAACCGGTTTGGAAGACGCACATTTCGCCGCCATCGATAAAGCCGCCCTTACCATTCCGGTTTTGCAGACGGGCAACACATCGTTGGGCGTGACCTTGCTGGCGCATTTGGTGAAGGAAGCCGCTGCGAAGCTTGGCCCAGATTGGGATATCGAAGTGCTGGAAATGCACCACCGTCACAAAGTGGATGCCCCATCAGGAACTGCCAAATTGCTGGGCGAAGCGGCGGCTGATGGGCGGGAAATTGACCTTGCCGCAAATATGGACAGTGGGCGTCATGGTCACACGGGCGCCCGCCAAGAAGGCGCGATCGGCTTTGCGACATTGCGCGGGGGCAGCGTGGCCGGTGACCATTCTGTGATCTTCGCTGGAAACGAGGAACGCATCACCCTTTCACATTCAGCAGAGAATCGCATGATCTTTGCACGCGGTGCCGTTCGTGGCGCAGAATGGCTCATCGGTAGAAAGCCGGGCCGGTACACCATGGAAGATGTGCTTGGTCTGACTTAA
- a CDS encoding M48 family metalloprotease: protein MAFDPIAATDAHMSALSAAELALSRDYTTGNHWLILGGLIVSAIVTWIIVRTGVLDKVFGLLSDRWSNGRVYVVAAVFTIVDALLLLPYSIYTDWSRESAYGRTSQPLADYLTQSAMGLALSAILGGLFFIGLYFLLRRAGQLWWIWAGGLVASTAALTLLLSPTLIEPLFNDYTPIPEGEVRDAVLVMAEEAGIPEDRIFVFDGSRQSNNFTANVSGIGGSARIAMSDVALDEASLDEVRAVTGHEIGHYVLGHVWWLIGVISTLSIAVFFLTDKTYPLFARLFGSTAAISDPRGIPVLIFGVGLFFTLAQPLLNTIVRHNERAADSYSLETVGLPDALSEALVKTAEYRYPLAGPVEEALFYTHPSVRNRVLTAMEWKAEQEPATPAE, encoded by the coding sequence ATGGCATTCGATCCAATCGCCGCAACCGATGCGCATATGAGCGCTTTGAGCGCAGCCGAACTTGCGCTTTCACGCGATTACACGACGGGCAATCACTGGCTGATTTTGGGCGGGCTCATTGTCTCTGCCATCGTCACTTGGATTATTGTGAGGACGGGTGTTCTGGACAAGGTCTTTGGCCTGCTCTCTGACCGTTGGAGCAACGGGCGGGTGTATGTTGTGGCCGCCGTCTTCACGATTGTCGATGCGCTGCTCTTGCTGCCCTATTCCATCTACACCGATTGGTCTCGAGAAAGCGCTTATGGCCGCACCAGCCAACCGCTTGCCGATTACCTCACACAAAGCGCAATGGGCCTTGCGCTATCCGCCATCTTAGGCGGGCTCTTTTTCATCGGCCTCTATTTCCTTCTGCGCCGCGCGGGCCAGTTGTGGTGGATTTGGGCCGGCGGGTTGGTCGCTTCCACTGCAGCGCTCACTCTGCTGCTCTCCCCCACTTTGATTGAGCCGCTCTTCAACGACTATACGCCAATTCCCGAAGGTGAAGTCCGCGACGCTGTGTTGGTCATGGCGGAAGAGGCAGGCATCCCCGAAGACCGTATTTTCGTTTTTGATGGATCACGCCAATCAAACAATTTTACTGCCAATGTTTCTGGGATCGGCGGATCCGCCCGCATCGCCATGTCCGATGTCGCATTGGATGAGGCGTCTTTGGACGAAGTTCGCGCGGTGACGGGTCACGAAATTGGGCACTATGTTTTGGGCCATGTTTGGTGGTTGATCGGGGTGATTTCGACCTTGTCGATCGCGGTCTTTTTCCTGACCGACAAAACCTACCCATTGTTCGCCCGCCTCTTTGGCAGCACGGCGGCGATCTCTGACCCACGCGGGATCCCCGTCCTCATTTTTGGCGTCGGTCTGTTTTTCACACTCGCACAGCCATTGTTGAACACGATTGTGCGCCACAATGAGCGCGCCGCCGATTCCTATTCGCTTGAAACCGTTGGCCTGCCTGATGCCTTGTCAGAAGCTTTGGTGAAAACGGCGGAGTACCGCTATCCTTTGGCGGGCCCCGTTGAGGAAGCTTTGTTCTACACCCATCCATCGGTGCGCAACCGGGTGCTGACCGCGATGGAGTGGAAAGCCGAGCAGGAGCCCGCTACGCCTGCCGAATGA